GGTTCGCGGCTGCCCGCCGAGCGCGCGCTGGCCGAACAATACGACGTGTCGCGCAACACGGTGCGCGAGGCAATCCAGCGGCTGGCGGCGCGCGGGCTGTTGCAGAGCCGGCGCGGCGCGGGCGTGTTCGCGACGGATCAATTGCGCGCGGGCATCGCGTCGCCGTGGGGGCAACTGGTGGCGGATCACCCTGTATTACGCGACGACATCCTCGAATTTCGCCGCGTGCTGGAAGGCGCGACAGCCTACTTCGCGGCGATGCGCGCGACTCAGGCGGATATCAAGCGCATCCGTTCATTGATGCGTGAGCTGGAACGCTCGCACGCTTGCGACGACCAGGACAGCGAAGCTACTGCCGATGCGCAGCTACACGACGCCATCGCGCTCGCGTCGCACAACACGATGTTCCTGCATCTGCATACGAGCGTGCTCGGTATGCTGCGCGAGCACATCACGATCAGCGGCACGGACGTGCGCCTGCAAGGTCCGGCGGAATCAGGGCAACTGCTGATCCAGCATCGCGCCGTGAGCGACGCAATCTGTTCGCGGCGTCCGGAAGAAGCCCGCACAGCGATGCACACGCATATCGACTTCGTGCGCAGCATCCGCGAACGGCAGAGCTGAGCCGCAGTCAGCGGCTCCGAAGTGGTCCAACCAGATCCACGCGACGAAACATCAGACCACGGCGTCGGAAACCTGGAAGGCGTCAACCGAGGTCTTCAGCCGCCCGGCCTGCTCGGTCAGCGAATGCGCAGCGGCGGCGGCCTGTTCGACGAGCGCCGCGTTTTCCTGCGTGAGGCTGTCCATCTGCGTGACGGCGAGATTCACCTGATCGATACCCGCGCTCTGTTCGGCCGCGGCTGCGGCGATTTCCTGCATCACGCCCGTGACGCTCGCAATCGCATCGCGCGCCTGCTGGATCGTCGTGCCCGTGCGTTCGACGAGGCCCGCGCCGTTGCCGACCCTGTCGACGGCGCGGCTGATCAGTTGCCGCACTTCCTTGGCGGCGCCCGCGCTGCGATGCGCGAGCGTGCGCACTTCGCCCGCGACGACGGCGAAGCCGCGACCCTGTTCGCCCGCGCGTGCCGCTTCGACAGCGGCATTCAACGCGAGGATATTGGTCTGGAACGCGATGCTCTCGATTACCTCGATCACTTCGACCATCTTTTGCGATTCCGTCGAGATATCGCGCATCGTCGTGACCGCCTCGCCGACCATCACGCTGCCCTGGTTCGCGATCTGCGCGGCGCTTTCGGCCAGCTCGCTCGCGGTGCGCGCATTCTCGGCCGTTTGCCGCACCATCGACGTCATCTGTTCCATGCTCGCCGCCGTCTCCTGCAATGAAGCGGCCTGATTCTCGGTGCGAGACGACAGGTCCGCGTTGCCGCTCGCGATTTCTCCCGCGCCCGTCGCGACGTGATCGGCGGCGTGTTTGATGGCGCGGATGGTGTCCGTCAGCGTGTCGCGCATGCGGCGCATTTCGCGCAGCAGGCTGTGATCGTCGTCGGTGCGTGTGTCGATCGACACAGTGAGATCGCCGACGGCAATCGCGTTCGCAACATCCGCCGCGTAGCCGGGATCGCCGCCTATCGTGCGCTGGATGCTGCGGTTGGTCAGCGCGACGAGCGTGGCCAGCAGCAACGCAATGCCCGCGAACACGCCACCGATCAGATACAGCGAGCGCATGAACGCAGCGTCGATATCGTCGACATACGCGCCCGTCGCGATGATCCAGTCCCACGGCGCGTAGCGCACCACGTAGCCGATCTTGTCGACGGCTTCAGCGGGCCCCGATGCCGGCCCCGCTGCGGACGCCGGGCGCGAATGCGGAAACACGTAATCGACGAAGCCGCCATCGGGCGACTGCGCGACCTTCGCGAAAGCAGCATAGTGATGGCGGCCGTCCGCGTCGGCGGTGCCGGCGAGATCCTTGCCGTTCGTCGCGGGCTTGATCGGATGCATGATCATGCGCGGCGTCGAATCGATCACGAGGAAGTAGCCGTCCTCGCCGTAGCGGATCTCGCGCAACCGGGCGAGCGCCTCCGTGCGCGCGTCCGCTTCGCGCAGCTTGCCGCTCTGCGCGAGCTTCGCGTATTCCTCGACCAGCGACAGCCCGACATGGGCGACGTTCACGAGGTCGTTCTTGCGTTCCTCGATGCGGGTTTCGCGCGACAGATACGCCGCCGACACCGACACCAGCAGTAACGCGATCAGGCTAATAACGAGCGGCAACCACAGCTTCTGGGTAAAACTCAGCTTCAGCATCCGGACGCCTCGCTACGTGGGCGATATATTGAAATGTGGACGTGCCGCGCTGCAATGCGGCACGCATGTCTCCACCTGATATATCGACCAATGTGGCGTGGGCTTGCGTACAGGGAAACCCTGTCATGGATTGTGCGGAGAACGAATCTCAGCGCGCGTCGAAGCGTGCCGCGAGCCGCCGTTCGCGGAATGCGTCAACGATGAAGTCGATGAACACGCGTGTCTTGGCGGGCAGCAGCTTGCGGTTCGGATAGTAGATTGTGATCGGGCTGACTTCCGCGTACCAGCCGGGCAAGAGCCGCATCAGCCGGCCGTTTTCGAGCCATGGCGCGGCGTGCGGCGTCGGCAGGAACGCGACGCCGAGACCGGCCAGCGCCGCGTGCGCCATCGCTTCGGGATCGTCGAAGATCATCCGCGTCTTGCATTCGGCGAGTGCTTCTTCGCCGACCTGATTGCGCATCGTCCACGCGCGCAGGCGGCCCGTGCTGCTGGAGCGGCGCGCGATGCCGTCCAGTTCCGCGAGATCGGACGGATGCGCGGGCAGCGGCCGGCCCGCCATATAAGCCGGCGACGCCGCGACGATCACGCAGGGCCGCGCCAGATCGCGCGCGACCACGCCTTGCGTCAGCTCGATCCCGCCGCCGATCGCCGCGTCGAAGCCGCCCGCGATCAGGTCGACGGCGCGGTTGTCGAAGTGCCAGTCGGGCACGATGTCGGGATAGCGTTCGAGAAAGCTGCCGAGCAACGGCACCAGATACTCGCGCCCGAACGCGACGGCCATGCTGACCTTCAGCACGCCCGACGGCTTGCCGTCATGCTGCGCGGCGCGCGCAAACGCGTCCTGCAGGCTGGCGAACGGGACGCCCGCGTCGGCCCAGAGCTGTTCGCCGCCTGGCGTCATGGTGAGCTTGCGCGTGCTGCGATGAAAGAGCCGCACGCCCAGATGCGTTTCGAGCCGCGCGACGTTCTTGCTGACGGCGGCAGGCGTGAGGCCGAGGCGCCGCGCCGCCGCCGAAAAGCTGCCCGTTTCGGCGGACTGTATGAACGATTCGATGAGGTTCAGCGCTTCCATGTGGTGTCCGTCGTGCTCCGGGCGGTTTCCTGAATCTTATATCTGTGGTTGAAACTGTTAGTCGTGATTCGATACTACCGGCAATGTAATCCGCTCGCCATACTGGCCTCACCTGATCAACAAACCCACTGGAGCACAACATGAACTCGAATCTGCAAGGCAAGGTAGCTTTCGTCACGGGCGGCGCGCGCGGCATCGGAGCGGCGGTTGTGCGCCGGCTCGCCAGCGAAGGCGCGACGGTCGCTTTCACGTATCACAGCTCGGCTGCGGGCGCGAACGACCTCGTCGCGAGCGTCGAGAAGGTGGGCGGCCGTGCCGTCGCCGTGAAGGCGGACGTCGCGGATGCGGCAGCGCTGACCAACGCAATCAACGAGACGGCGCGCCAGCTCGGCAAGATCGACATTCTCGTGAACAACGCCGGCGTGCTGCGCCTGGGTACGCTCGACGTCTTCTCGCTCGAAGACTTCGACGCGACCGTGCAAGTCAACGTGCGTGCCGTGTTCGTGGCGTCGAAGGCCGTGCTTGCGCATATGGGCAAGGGCGGACGGATCATCAACATCGGCAGCACGAATGCCGATCGCATGCCGTTCGCGGGCGGCGCTGTCTATGCGATGAGCAAGTCGGCACTGCAAGGGTTCGTGCAAGGTCTCGCACGCGATCTGGGTCCGAAGGGCATCACGGTCAACAACGTGCAGCCCGGTCCCGTCAATACCGACATGAACCCGGAGGCAGGTGAATTCGCGGCGTCGCTGCATGGCCTGATGGCGATCCCGCGTCACGCGGCGGCCGACGAAATTGCCGGCATGGTCGCGTATGTCGCTAGCCCGGAAGCAGGCTTCGTGACGGGCGCGAACCTGATGATCGATGGCGGCTTCAGCGCTTAAGGGCTGCGCTTTATGAACAGGTTCATCGCGATGCTTGCAGGCAGGCATTGCGAGAACCTGTCAAAAAGCTGTCAAAGCTTCGACAAATAAACGTCAAGCAGCTGTCACGTAACGTTTCTGCCGTTTGCTCATGTCAGAATGGCGCTTTCGCGGAACCCACGTCGAAACGCACATGACCTTGAACCTGGCGCCCGCCACCTATGGGGCCGACCGCTCCGGCCTCGTCTGCGGATTCCGTTTTTCACCCGACAAGCCCGGCCTGGCCGTCGATACCGACACAGCGGCCGAGTGGCTCGCTGAATGTCAACACGACGTGAAAGCGTCAGGCGCCCATCCGGGCGAGTTCCTCTGGCTGCATTTCAATCTCGCGCATGTATCGAGCGAGCGCTGGATGCGTACGCATCTCGATCTGCCCGACACCTTCTTCGAAGCCCTGCGCGAAGGCTCGCATTCGACGCGTATCGAGCACCAGCACGGCGCGCTGCTGGCCGTCGTCAACGACGTGATGTACGACTTCGAGCAGACGCCTTCTGAAATCGCGACGCTGTGGGTCTACACGCACAAGCGGATCATGGTGACTGCGCGCCTGAAGCAGCTACGCTCGGTCGACCGGCTGCGCGCGTCGGTGCGCAACGGCGAGAGCTTCGATACGGCGGCCGAGCTGTTGATCCATCTGCTGCGCGACCAGGCCGATCTGATGGTGGAGATCGTGCGCAGAACCAGCATCGAAGTGGACCGCATCGAAGATCACTTCCTGTCGCAGCGCGCGAGGCAAAGCCGGCGCGACCTCGGCGCGATGCGGCGCGTGCTCGTGCGTCTGCAAAGGTTGCTCGCGCCGGAGCCCGGCTCGATCTTCCGTCTGCTGGTGCGGCCGCCCGCGTGGCTGTCGCCGGTCGATGTGCAAAGCCTGCGCGATTCGACGGAAGAGTTCTCGCTGGTGCTTGGCGACCTGTCAGGCCTCGCGGAGCGCATCAAGCTGCTGCAGGAAGAGATCGCCGCGCGCCTGAACGAGCAGACCAACCGCACGCTGTTCACGCTGACCATCGTGACGGTGCTCGCGCTGCCTATCAACATCATCGCCGGTCTGTTCGGGATGAACGTGGGCGGCGTGCCCCTCGCGGAAAACAAGCACGGTTTCTGGGTGATGGTGCTGCTGGTCGTGAGCTTTACCGTGCTGGCCGGCTGGTGGGCGTTGCGCCGGCGTCCGTCGGCGTGATGGGCGCGATGAGGGGCGGGGTGACGAGGGCGCCGCGTTTGAAACGCGTCCCTTCGACACGGGAACTACAAATGTCGAGCGTAAAATCCACGGACCGTTGAACTGGCAGCATGTGGCATCACGCAACATTGCACTGAACATCCGTTTCAGGAGGCCTCACATGGCAAAGCTCATCGCGCTCTACAAGACCCCCGCCGACCGCAACGCATTCGACGCCCATTACTTCGACAAACATGTGCCGCTCGCGAAGTCGATCCCCGGCCTGCGCCGCTACGAAGTGAGTGTCGGCCCGGTGGCGAGCGCGAAGGGCGAATCGCCTTATGCGCTGGCGGCCATCCTCAGCTTCGACAGCTTCGACTCGCTGCAGCAGGCGATGGGCACGCCCGAAGCCGCCGCCACGACCGCCGATCTGCAGAACTTCGCGCAGGCGGGTGTCGAGCTGCTCGTGTTCGACTCGAAAGACGTCTGACGCGGGCAGGGCGTTCCCTGCGCGGGTCCTTTCCGGTCTGATTTTCCTTCGCCTCTCCGTACTATCCCTAGCGGACGGAGCGCAATGATAACGCTACCATCCGTTATCCCATCATCGTTTCGCCGTCGCGAACGACTACCCGTCATGTCCCGCCGCGCGCGCTTGCGGCTGGAAATGATAGCGTTACCAAGGAGACTGATTTGCCCTCGAATCGCAAGAAGCCTGAAGAGTTGCGCAGCTACCGCTGGTATGGCGTCAACGATCTCCGTTCGTTCGGCCACCGCTCGCGCACCGCGCAGATGGGCTATCACTCGTCGGACTACATGGGCAAGCCGGTGATCGCCGTCGTCAATACGTGGAGCGAGATCAACTCGTGCCACACGCACTTCAAGCAGCGCGTCGAGGAAGTGAAGCGCGGCATCTGGCAGGCGGGCGGTTTTCCCGTCGAAATGCCCGTGATGACGCTCGCCGAGCCGTTCCAGAAGCCGACCACGATGCTCTACCGCAACTTCCTCGCAATGGAGACGGAAGAGTTGCTGAAGTCGTATCCGTTCGACGGCTGCGTGCTGATGGGCGGCTGCGACAAGACCACGCCCGGTTTGCTGATGGGCGCGATCAGCATGGACTTGCCGGCCATCTATCTGCCCGCCGGCCCGATGCTGCGCGGCAATTGGAACGGCCGCACGCTCGGCAGCGGCTCGGATACGTGGAAATACTGGGCGGAATTGCGCGCTGGCAAGATCACCGAGGACGAATGGAAGGGCATCGAAAGCGGCATTGCGCGCTCGCCGGGCCACTGCATGACGATGGGCACGGCCTCGACGATGACGAGCGCGACGGAAGCGCTCGGTCTCACGCTGCCGGGCTTCTCGTCGATCCCAGCCGCCGATTCGCGTCACGCCCAGTTTGCGTCGCTGACGGGCCAGCGGATCGTCGAGATGGTGTGGACCGATCAGAAGCCGTCGGATCTTCTGACCGCGAAATCCTTCGATAACGCCGTCACCACCGTGCTGGCGATGTCCGGTTCGACGAACGCGATCGTGCATCTTGTCGCCGTTGCGCGCCGCGCGGGCATCGATCTGACCACGGCGCGCTTCGACGAACTCGCGCGCGTGACGCCCGTGCTCGGCAATATCCGTCCGGCGGGCCAGTATCTGATGGAAGACTTCTATTACGCG
The Paraburkholderia hospita DNA segment above includes these coding regions:
- a CDS encoding transporter gives rise to the protein MTLNLAPATYGADRSGLVCGFRFSPDKPGLAVDTDTAAEWLAECQHDVKASGAHPGEFLWLHFNLAHVSSERWMRTHLDLPDTFFEALREGSHSTRIEHQHGALLAVVNDVMYDFEQTPSEIATLWVYTHKRIMVTARLKQLRSVDRLRASVRNGESFDTAAELLIHLLRDQADLMVEIVRRTSIEVDRIEDHFLSQRARQSRRDLGAMRRVLVRLQRLLAPEPGSIFRLLVRPPAWLSPVDVQSLRDSTEEFSLVLGDLSGLAERIKLLQEEIAARLNEQTNRTLFTLTIVTVLALPINIIAGLFGMNVGGVPLAENKHGFWVMVLLVVSFTVLAGWWALRRRPSA
- a CDS encoding EthD family reductase codes for the protein MAKLIALYKTPADRNAFDAHYFDKHVPLAKSIPGLRRYEVSVGPVASAKGESPYALAAILSFDSFDSLQQAMGTPEAAATTADLQNFAQAGVELLVFDSKDV
- a CDS encoding FadR/GntR family transcriptional regulator, which produces MATGTRERGRVEGVMRQMETSLLDGTWPPGSRLPAERALAEQYDVSRNTVREAIQRLAARGLLQSRRGAGVFATDQLRAGIASPWGQLVADHPVLRDDILEFRRVLEGATAYFAAMRATQADIKRIRSLMRELERSHACDDQDSEATADAQLHDAIALASHNTMFLHLHTSVLGMLREHITISGTDVRLQGPAESGQLLIQHRAVSDAICSRRPEEARTAMHTHIDFVRSIRERQS
- the araD gene encoding L-arabinonate dehydratase; the protein is MPSNRKKPEELRSYRWYGVNDLRSFGHRSRTAQMGYHSSDYMGKPVIAVVNTWSEINSCHTHFKQRVEEVKRGIWQAGGFPVEMPVMTLAEPFQKPTTMLYRNFLAMETEELLKSYPFDGCVLMGGCDKTTPGLLMGAISMDLPAIYLPAGPMLRGNWNGRTLGSGSDTWKYWAELRAGKITEDEWKGIESGIARSPGHCMTMGTASTMTSATEALGLTLPGFSSIPAADSRHAQFASLTGQRIVEMVWTDQKPSDLLTAKSFDNAVTTVLAMSGSTNAIVHLVAVARRAGIDLTTARFDELARVTPVLGNIRPAGQYLMEDFYYAGGLRALLAELGELIDGTQMTVNGQTLGENIAGAEIFNDDVIRKRGNPVVERDGLAVLTGNLAPDGAVIKPAAMESHLQKHRGPAVVFKDYSDMAARIDSEDLDVTADSVIVLQHAGPVGAPGMPEWGQLPIPQKLLKQGVRDMLRISDARMSGTSYGACVLHVAPESFVGGPLALVKDGDIIELDVTARRLHLDVSDAELATRKEAWKPPKRPFERGFGVMHQLHVTQANKGCDFDFLEEKLTTPSPEAHEANSNEPEIH
- a CDS encoding methyl-accepting chemotaxis protein, whose product is MLKLSFTQKLWLPLVISLIALLLVSVSAAYLSRETRIEERKNDLVNVAHVGLSLVEEYAKLAQSGKLREADARTEALARLREIRYGEDGYFLVIDSTPRMIMHPIKPATNGKDLAGTADADGRHHYAAFAKVAQSPDGGFVDYVFPHSRPASAAGPASGPAEAVDKIGYVVRYAPWDWIIATGAYVDDIDAAFMRSLYLIGGVFAGIALLLATLVALTNRSIQRTIGGDPGYAADVANAIAVGDLTVSIDTRTDDDHSLLREMRRMRDTLTDTIRAIKHAADHVATGAGEIASGNADLSSRTENQAASLQETAASMEQMTSMVRQTAENARTASELAESAAQIANQGSVMVGEAVTTMRDISTESQKMVEVIEVIESIAFQTNILALNAAVEAARAGEQGRGFAVVAGEVRTLAHRSAGAAKEVRQLISRAVDRVGNGAGLVERTGTTIQQARDAIASVTGVMQEIAAAAAEQSAGIDQVNLAVTQMDSLTQENAALVEQAAAAAHSLTEQAGRLKTSVDAFQVSDAVV
- a CDS encoding LysR family transcriptional regulator, with the translated sequence MEALNLIESFIQSAETGSFSAAARRLGLTPAAVSKNVARLETHLGVRLFHRSTRKLTMTPGGEQLWADAGVPFASLQDAFARAAQHDGKPSGVLKVSMAVAFGREYLVPLLGSFLERYPDIVPDWHFDNRAVDLIAGGFDAAIGGGIELTQGVVARDLARPCVIVAASPAYMAGRPLPAHPSDLAELDGIARRSSSTGRLRAWTMRNQVGEEALAECKTRMIFDDPEAMAHAALAGLGVAFLPTPHAAPWLENGRLMRLLPGWYAEVSPITIYYPNRKLLPAKTRVFIDFIVDAFRERRLAARFDAR
- a CDS encoding SDR family oxidoreductase; protein product: MNSNLQGKVAFVTGGARGIGAAVVRRLASEGATVAFTYHSSAAGANDLVASVEKVGGRAVAVKADVADAAALTNAINETARQLGKIDILVNNAGVLRLGTLDVFSLEDFDATVQVNVRAVFVASKAVLAHMGKGGRIINIGSTNADRMPFAGGAVYAMSKSALQGFVQGLARDLGPKGITVNNVQPGPVNTDMNPEAGEFAASLHGLMAIPRHAAADEIAGMVAYVASPEAGFVTGANLMIDGGFSA